In the genome of Neodiprion pinetum isolate iyNeoPine1 chromosome 2, iyNeoPine1.2, whole genome shotgun sequence, one region contains:
- the LOC124213178 gene encoding epidermal retinol dehydrogenase 2 isoform X1: MVALLNAKSKYRKRPTMLLRIYSLGVLALDLCSLCIGIWFAVIVALFRTLRPPPLKSLQGEVAMVIGAGRGVGREIALQLCQLGVTVACIDINMETCEATTKRARQTGIASSYVCDVTDREQVDHIVEKVRSELGEVTMLLHCCGVPSPRALIHDPPEIRETMDVSVLSHFWLLDSVLPCMQRMGRGHVVVLSSVAGLSGGASRGGRVPLSTAQFAVQGLAESLHTELRHSNSNIMVTLIHVYPFIVGAEVAKDIRFRIPSYFGTMPAAEAAKQILDGVRRNYAEFSVPGYLLYLGHILRILPKKASFMLRDLLDTGVDFA, from the exons ATGGTAGCGCTGTTAAAC GCAAAATCGAAGTACAGAAAGCGACCCACGATGTTGCTACGCATTTATTCTCTGGGCGTATTGGCCCTGGACCTTTGCTCTCTCTGCATCGGAATATGGTTTGCAGTGATTGTTGCCCTGTTCAGAACACTCAGGCCTCCTCCCTTGAAAAGTCTACAAGGAGAAGTTGCTATG GTAATAGGTGCTGGCCGCGGGGTTGGAAGAGAGATAGCTCTTCAACTTTGTCAGCTTGGAGTAACAGTGGCTTGCATTGATATAAATATGGAGACTTGTGAGGCAACTACAAAACGCGCTCGTCAAACGGGTATAGCAAGTTCTTACGTATGCGATGTGACTGACAGGGAACAA GTAGATCatattgttgaaaaagttAGATCCGAACTAGGTGAAGTTACGATGCTTCTACATTGCTGTGGCGTTCCCAGTCCACGTGCTTTGATTCATGATCCTCCAGAAATTCGCGAAACCATGGATGTCTCGGTACTCAGTCATTTCTGG cTTCTAGATTCAGTGCTGCCCTGCATGCAACGTATGGGCCGTGGCCACGTTGTGGTTTTATCTTCAGTAGCGGGCCTGTCTGGTGGCGCGAGTCGAGGTGGTAGAGTGCCACTTTCCACGGCCCAATTTGCTGTTCAAGGTTTAGCAGAGTCCCTACACACTGAGCTTAGGCATTCGAATAGTAATATAATGGTCACGCTAATTCACGTATATCCGTTTATCGTCGGTGCCGAAGTTGCTAAGGATATTCGATTCAG AATTCCGAGTTATTTTGGAACGATGCCAGCCGCGGAAGCTGCCAAACAGATATTGGATGGAGTTCGACGAAATTATGCAGAGTTCAGCGTACCGGGGTATCTTCTCTACCTTGGTCACATTCTCAG AATACTTCCGAAGAAGGCATCGTTCATGCTGAGAGATCTATTGGACACTGGtgttgattttgcatga
- the LOC124213178 gene encoding epidermal retinol dehydrogenase 2 isoform X2, with protein sequence MRKLQAKSKYRKRPTMLLRIYSLGVLALDLCSLCIGIWFAVIVALFRTLRPPPLKSLQGEVAMVIGAGRGVGREIALQLCQLGVTVACIDINMETCEATTKRARQTGIASSYVCDVTDREQVDHIVEKVRSELGEVTMLLHCCGVPSPRALIHDPPEIRETMDVSVLSHFWLLDSVLPCMQRMGRGHVVVLSSVAGLSGGASRGGRVPLSTAQFAVQGLAESLHTELRHSNSNIMVTLIHVYPFIVGAEVAKDIRFRIPSYFGTMPAAEAAKQILDGVRRNYAEFSVPGYLLYLGHILRILPKKASFMLRDLLDTGVDFA encoded by the exons ATGCGAAAGTTACAG GCAAAATCGAAGTACAGAAAGCGACCCACGATGTTGCTACGCATTTATTCTCTGGGCGTATTGGCCCTGGACCTTTGCTCTCTCTGCATCGGAATATGGTTTGCAGTGATTGTTGCCCTGTTCAGAACACTCAGGCCTCCTCCCTTGAAAAGTCTACAAGGAGAAGTTGCTATG GTAATAGGTGCTGGCCGCGGGGTTGGAAGAGAGATAGCTCTTCAACTTTGTCAGCTTGGAGTAACAGTGGCTTGCATTGATATAAATATGGAGACTTGTGAGGCAACTACAAAACGCGCTCGTCAAACGGGTATAGCAAGTTCTTACGTATGCGATGTGACTGACAGGGAACAA GTAGATCatattgttgaaaaagttAGATCCGAACTAGGTGAAGTTACGATGCTTCTACATTGCTGTGGCGTTCCCAGTCCACGTGCTTTGATTCATGATCCTCCAGAAATTCGCGAAACCATGGATGTCTCGGTACTCAGTCATTTCTGG cTTCTAGATTCAGTGCTGCCCTGCATGCAACGTATGGGCCGTGGCCACGTTGTGGTTTTATCTTCAGTAGCGGGCCTGTCTGGTGGCGCGAGTCGAGGTGGTAGAGTGCCACTTTCCACGGCCCAATTTGCTGTTCAAGGTTTAGCAGAGTCCCTACACACTGAGCTTAGGCATTCGAATAGTAATATAATGGTCACGCTAATTCACGTATATCCGTTTATCGTCGGTGCCGAAGTTGCTAAGGATATTCGATTCAG AATTCCGAGTTATTTTGGAACGATGCCAGCCGCGGAAGCTGCCAAACAGATATTGGATGGAGTTCGACGAAATTATGCAGAGTTCAGCGTACCGGGGTATCTTCTCTACCTTGGTCACATTCTCAG AATACTTCCGAAGAAGGCATCGTTCATGCTGAGAGATCTATTGGACACTGGtgttgattttgcatga
- the LOC124213178 gene encoding epidermal retinol dehydrogenase 2 isoform X3: MAKSKYRKRPTMLLRIYSLGVLALDLCSLCIGIWFAVIVALFRTLRPPPLKSLQGEVAMVIGAGRGVGREIALQLCQLGVTVACIDINMETCEATTKRARQTGIASSYVCDVTDREQVDHIVEKVRSELGEVTMLLHCCGVPSPRALIHDPPEIRETMDVSVLSHFWLLDSVLPCMQRMGRGHVVVLSSVAGLSGGASRGGRVPLSTAQFAVQGLAESLHTELRHSNSNIMVTLIHVYPFIVGAEVAKDIRFRIPSYFGTMPAAEAAKQILDGVRRNYAEFSVPGYLLYLGHILRILPKKASFMLRDLLDTGVDFA, translated from the exons atg GCAAAATCGAAGTACAGAAAGCGACCCACGATGTTGCTACGCATTTATTCTCTGGGCGTATTGGCCCTGGACCTTTGCTCTCTCTGCATCGGAATATGGTTTGCAGTGATTGTTGCCCTGTTCAGAACACTCAGGCCTCCTCCCTTGAAAAGTCTACAAGGAGAAGTTGCTATG GTAATAGGTGCTGGCCGCGGGGTTGGAAGAGAGATAGCTCTTCAACTTTGTCAGCTTGGAGTAACAGTGGCTTGCATTGATATAAATATGGAGACTTGTGAGGCAACTACAAAACGCGCTCGTCAAACGGGTATAGCAAGTTCTTACGTATGCGATGTGACTGACAGGGAACAA GTAGATCatattgttgaaaaagttAGATCCGAACTAGGTGAAGTTACGATGCTTCTACATTGCTGTGGCGTTCCCAGTCCACGTGCTTTGATTCATGATCCTCCAGAAATTCGCGAAACCATGGATGTCTCGGTACTCAGTCATTTCTGG cTTCTAGATTCAGTGCTGCCCTGCATGCAACGTATGGGCCGTGGCCACGTTGTGGTTTTATCTTCAGTAGCGGGCCTGTCTGGTGGCGCGAGTCGAGGTGGTAGAGTGCCACTTTCCACGGCCCAATTTGCTGTTCAAGGTTTAGCAGAGTCCCTACACACTGAGCTTAGGCATTCGAATAGTAATATAATGGTCACGCTAATTCACGTATATCCGTTTATCGTCGGTGCCGAAGTTGCTAAGGATATTCGATTCAG AATTCCGAGTTATTTTGGAACGATGCCAGCCGCGGAAGCTGCCAAACAGATATTGGATGGAGTTCGACGAAATTATGCAGAGTTCAGCGTACCGGGGTATCTTCTCTACCTTGGTCACATTCTCAG AATACTTCCGAAGAAGGCATCGTTCATGCTGAGAGATCTATTGGACACTGGtgttgattttgcatga